A single region of the Bicyclus anynana chromosome 16, ilBicAnyn1.1, whole genome shotgun sequence genome encodes:
- the LOC112054417 gene encoding uncharacterized protein LOC112054417, protein MADNLQVASKRSQSEPHKQAIISEARANFVLEQCCFCCIPLRIGSLILAYLYLVATLISLIFTTLALVAISIFVNDPDTIHHRTELIQALAISSVVELLTMFSLSFAIVLLIGLHKNKRNYVKIFIIFLLVCIVINVIQRLVTLVLFAEKRVVDAITILLYIFFNIYFVVVLRSHYLELGGRCNNLPGHLHRDGHLSPKV, encoded by the exons ATGGCTGACAATCTGCAAGTAGCATCAAAAAGATCACAAAG tgagCCTCATAAACAAGCTATAATATCTGAGGCAAGAGCAAATTTCGTTTTGGAGCAGTGTTGTTTCTGCTGCATCCCTCTGAGGATTGGAAGCCTCATCCTCGCTTACTTGTATCTG GTCGCTACCCTGATTAGCTTGATCTTCACAACCTTAGCATTGGTTGCCATCTCTATATTTGTGAATGATCCCGACACGATTCATCATCGGACTGAGTTGATACAAGCTTTAGCCATTTCATCTGTTGTCGAGCTTCTGACCATGTTTTCATTGTCATTTGCTATTGTTCTTCTAATTGGACTGCATAAG AATAAACGCAACTAcgtgaaaattttcattatcttcCTCTTGGTGTGTATAGTCATAAACGTTATCCAGAGATTGGTTACACTAGTTCTGTTTGCAGAGAAGCGTGTCGTGGATGCTATAACgattttgttatatatat ttttcaaCATCTATTTTGTGGTAGTGCTGCGGAGTCATTACTTAGAACTGGGCGGGCGCTGCAACAATCTGCCTGGACATCTACATCGCGATGGTCACTTATCACCAAAAGTTTAG